One window of the Cryptomeria japonica chromosome 7, Sugi_1.0, whole genome shotgun sequence genome contains the following:
- the LOC131057315 gene encoding oxoglutarate-dependent flavonoid 7-O-demethylase 1-like, whose product MASSANHAAESFSNPFQNTFILAESVQELALKKPNDIPQRYIKSEDERPSSTLISSVLTIPVIDMGKLLLPSNNHERQKEMGILFKACIEWGFFQVVNHGIPHSLLDRMRGMVNEFFSRPLEEKKKYAPQAGDSQGYGNMFVIDEDQKLDCGDSMALALMPKKLVKLSMWPTTPSDYRYWAD is encoded by the exons ATGGCTTCCTCTGCAAACCATGCCGCTGAATCTTTCAGTAATCCATTTCAGAATACTTTTATTCTTGCGGAGAGTGTGCAGGAGCTTGCACTAAAGAAACCCAATGATATTCCACAGAGATACATCAAATCAGAAGATGAAAGGCCGTCTTCAACACTAATTTCTTCTGTCTTGACAATTCCTGTAATCGACATGGGAAAGCTTCTCTTGCCCTCTAACAACCATGAAAGACAAAAGGAGATGGGCATTCTTTTTAAGGCTTGCATAGAGTGGGGCTTCTTTCAG GTTGTGAACCATGGAATTCCTCATTCTTTGTTAGATCGCATGAGAGGAATGGTTAATGAATTCTTTAGTCGTCCCttagaagagaagaaaaagtacgCTCCGCAAGCAGGAGATTCTCAAGGTTATGGTAATATGtttgttattgatgaagatcaaAAGTTGGACTGCGGCGACTCCATGGCCTTGGCTCTTATGCCTAAGAAACTTGTCAAGTTATCTATGTGGCCAACAACACCGTCGGATTACAGGTACTGGGCGGACTAA